A portion of the Sphingobacterium spiritivorum genome contains these proteins:
- the murI gene encoding glutamate racemase, which yields MSNPTVHNSPIGVFDSGYGGLSVFKEIKKELPEYDYIYLGDNARIPYGNRSFETVYQFTKECVFKLFDLGCDLVILACNTASAKALRSIQQHDLPPGKKVLGVIRPTTEIIKEYTTTNKIGILATTGTVKSESYKIEINKFYPEIEVFQHDCPFWVPLVENNEIDTEGARYFVEKDIHELLSKSSEIDTIVLACTHYPLLLPVIKEFVPPHIQIISQGPIVAHSLKNYLDRHPEVEQNCSKGSTLQFFTTDDAAGFEEKAEIFFGHPVKASTIKV from the coding sequence ATGTCAAATCCCACAGTTCATAACAGTCCTATAGGTGTATTCGATTCCGGTTACGGAGGTCTGTCTGTATTTAAAGAAATCAAAAAGGAACTTCCCGAATACGACTATATATATCTGGGCGATAATGCCCGTATTCCATATGGTAACCGCTCTTTTGAAACCGTATATCAATTTACAAAAGAATGTGTTTTTAAATTATTCGATCTGGGCTGTGATCTGGTTATCTTAGCCTGCAATACTGCCTCTGCAAAAGCATTAAGATCCATACAGCAACATGACCTTCCGCCTGGCAAGAAGGTATTAGGCGTTATCAGGCCAACAACTGAAATAATAAAAGAATATACTACTACAAATAAAATAGGAATACTGGCTACTACCGGCACGGTAAAATCAGAATCCTATAAAATTGAAATCAACAAATTCTACCCTGAAATTGAAGTTTTTCAGCACGATTGTCCTTTTTGGGTTCCTTTGGTAGAAAATAATGAAATAGACACAGAAGGCGCCCGGTATTTTGTCGAAAAAGATATTCACGAACTTCTTTCTAAATCTTCAGAAATCGATACTATAGTATTAGCATGTACACATTACCCCTTGCTGCTTCCGGTTATCAAGGAATTTGTTCCTCCTCATATTCAGATTATTTCACAAGGACCTATCGTAGCTCACAGCCTCAAAAACTATCTGGACAGACATCCTGAGGTGGAACAAAACTGTTCGAAAGGTTCTACATTGCAATTTTTCACTACAGATGATGCAGCAGGATTTGAAGAAAAGGCAGAAATATTTTTTGGACACCCGGTAAAAGCCAGTACGATAAAAGTCTGA
- a CDS encoding glycoside hydrolase family 125 protein, giving the protein MKRRTFIQNAALLTSGMMASKLSFADMQNSFPVVRIAKDKRHFSSKVIEDVITEFQKGVSNKEMAWMFNNCFPNTLDTTVYPEKDGNKPLTYVITGDIDAMWLRDSSAQVWPYLPFMKQDKNLQNLIMGLVRKQSKCIIIDPYANAFYNDPTKKGEWFSDHTDMKPGIHERKWEIDSLCYPIRLSYAYWKATNDTTPFDEEWVKAQQNIYKTFVEQQRKESVGPYKFERTTARGTDTLQVDGLGYPVKPVGLICSSFRPSDDATIFSFLIPSNLFAVVSLRQSAEILRTVNKNTDLASKMENLANEVEQAIQKYGIIDHPQFGRVYAFEVDGFGSHLMMDDANVPSLLALPYLGAVDVNDEVYQRTRKYILSADNPFFFKGTKAEGIGGPHIGRDMIWPMSIIMRAFTSTNDEEIRNCIQTLVHTHGGTGFMHESFHKDDPTKFTRHWFAWANTLFGELLWKTYKEKPSLLK; this is encoded by the coding sequence ATGAAACGAAGAACTTTCATTCAAAATGCCGCCCTTCTGACGTCCGGAATGATGGCCAGTAAACTTTCATTCGCCGATATGCAAAATTCATTTCCGGTAGTACGTATTGCAAAAGATAAAAGACATTTTTCCAGCAAAGTCATTGAAGATGTGATTACCGAATTCCAAAAAGGAGTTTCGAATAAAGAGATGGCATGGATGTTTAACAATTGTTTTCCAAATACATTGGATACAACTGTTTATCCGGAAAAAGATGGAAATAAACCTCTTACCTATGTGATCACGGGTGATATCGATGCGATGTGGCTTCGTGACAGCAGCGCACAGGTATGGCCATACCTCCCATTTATGAAGCAAGATAAAAATCTTCAGAATCTAATCATGGGATTAGTCCGCAAGCAAAGCAAGTGTATCATTATTGATCCTTATGCAAATGCGTTCTATAACGATCCTACTAAAAAAGGAGAATGGTTCAGTGACCATACGGATATGAAACCGGGTATCCATGAGCGCAAATGGGAAATAGATTCTCTTTGTTATCCTATCCGATTGTCTTATGCATACTGGAAGGCTACAAATGACACCACTCCGTTTGATGAGGAATGGGTGAAAGCACAGCAAAACATCTACAAAACTTTTGTAGAGCAGCAGCGTAAAGAAAGTGTAGGACCTTACAAATTCGAACGTACAACAGCCCGTGGTACAGATACCTTACAAGTAGATGGATTGGGTTATCCCGTGAAACCTGTAGGGCTGATCTGTTCCAGCTTCCGTCCATCGGATGATGCAACTATCTTCTCCTTCCTGATTCCATCGAATCTGTTTGCAGTAGTGAGCTTGAGACAATCAGCTGAAATCTTACGTACTGTAAACAAAAATACGGATCTGGCTTCCAAAATGGAGAACCTTGCCAATGAAGTAGAACAAGCTATTCAGAAATATGGTATCATAGATCACCCGCAATTTGGTCGTGTATACGCTTTTGAGGTAGACGGTTTCGGCAGTCACCTTATGATGGATGACGCCAATGTACCAAGTTTATTGGCTTTACCGTACCTTGGTGCTGTGGATGTTAATGATGAAGTATATCAGCGTACACGTAAATATATCCTTTCTGCAGACAATCCGTTCTTCTTTAAAGGAACTAAAGCCGAAGGTATCGGAGGCCCGCATATCGGTCGTGATATGATCTGGCCAATGTCTATCATCATGCGTGCATTTACTTCGACGAATGATGAAGAGATCCGCAACTGTATTCAGACGCTGGTTCATACGCATGGTGGCACCGGATTTATGCACGAATCCTTCCATAAAGATGATCCTACGAAATTCACCCGTCACTGGTTCGCATGGGCAAATACATTATTTGGAGAATTGTTGTGGAAAACTTACAAAGAAAAGCCATCTTTGCTTAAGTAA
- a CDS encoding gliding motility protein RemB: protein MKFTLLRPWLRWTFAVLPLSLVSHTALAQVRNQTYSYQYYQKFNELVYSPDTREFTSSKPFIFKDQLLSKYDSLQNVGHVDSDNIFMRKIFNEHLVQVEKEDHTFYLDFMPDFQIGKDLMGDKRSTWMNTRGVQAGLTIGDKFTFYANAFENQARFPEYLDTYMTQNMLIPGQGVTKLQSNNVKDWMYATASATYDVNPYLQVTLAYDKNFIGDGYRSLLLSDFSSNYSHLKLKGKIGNVQYTSIWAYMTDPKNPRVDSLNSGGRFGDGIKWGAFQYLDYNATNKLSVGFFQAVIWANQNEAGKRGFDFNYINPIIFLRAVESNNASSPDKMFLGLNAKYKVLRNATVYGQFLLGEFTASEFFKGNGYAHNKWGVQLGARGFDLFGVKSLNFLGEFNTVRPYTYQHFTSISNYSNHGEPLAHPSGANFREFIGMLNYSWKRFDFSGQLIYNRFGTDPNPDINMGGDIFQSYQTIPNMYGNSIGQGVKNNLYYGDVRAAYVLNPKYNLRFEVGYTQRYRQIENLPTQKSGVISVGLRSSFRNFYGDF from the coding sequence ATGAAATTCACATTACTCAGACCCTGGCTGCGTTGGACCTTTGCCGTTTTGCCTTTATCACTCGTATCTCATACTGCATTAGCACAGGTCAGAAACCAGACATATTCTTATCAATATTATCAGAAATTCAACGAACTTGTCTATTCTCCTGATACCAGAGAGTTTACCTCATCCAAACCCTTTATATTTAAGGATCAGCTTTTATCTAAATATGACTCTTTACAAAATGTTGGGCATGTAGATTCGGACAATATCTTTATGCGTAAGATTTTTAATGAACATCTGGTACAGGTAGAAAAGGAAGATCATACTTTTTACCTTGATTTTATGCCGGATTTTCAGATTGGTAAAGATCTGATGGGAGACAAACGCAGTACATGGATGAATACACGCGGGGTGCAGGCAGGTCTGACAATAGGAGACAAGTTTACATTCTATGCCAACGCTTTTGAGAATCAGGCAAGGTTTCCAGAGTATCTGGATACTTATATGACGCAGAATATGTTAATTCCTGGACAGGGAGTTACCAAATTACAATCTAATAATGTCAAAGACTGGATGTATGCAACTGCAAGTGCAACTTATGATGTAAATCCTTACTTACAGGTCACACTGGCATACGATAAAAACTTTATCGGAGACGGTTACCGTTCTTTATTACTTTCAGATTTTTCATCCAACTATTCCCATCTTAAGCTGAAAGGTAAAATTGGTAATGTGCAATATACTTCGATATGGGCTTATATGACAGACCCCAAAAATCCGAGGGTGGATTCACTCAATTCGGGAGGCCGTTTCGGGGATGGAATCAAGTGGGGTGCATTTCAGTATTTAGATTATAATGCGACAAATAAGTTGTCAGTAGGTTTTTTTCAGGCGGTGATCTGGGCAAATCAGAATGAAGCCGGTAAAAGAGGATTTGATTTTAACTACATTAACCCTATAATCTTTCTGCGTGCTGTAGAATCTAATAATGCCTCTTCACCGGATAAAATGTTTTTGGGACTTAACGCCAAATATAAAGTGTTGCGCAATGCAACTGTATATGGTCAGTTCTTACTTGGGGAGTTCACTGCAAGCGAATTTTTCAAAGGAAATGGCTACGCCCACAATAAGTGGGGAGTACAGCTTGGTGCACGTGGATTTGATCTGTTTGGTGTGAAAAGCCTTAATTTTCTGGGAGAATTTAATACCGTACGCCCATACACCTATCAGCACTTTACTTCTATATCTAACTATAGTAATCATGGTGAACCTCTGGCGCATCCTTCCGGAGCTAATTTCAGAGAATTTATCGGAATGCTGAATTACTCATGGAAGCGATTTGATTTCTCAGGACAGTTGATTTATAACAGATTTGGTACAGACCCTAATCCGGATATCAATATGGGAGGAGATATCTTCCAATCTTATCAGACTATCCCGAATATGTATGGAAATTCGATCGGACAGGGTGTCAAGAATAATCTGTACTACGGAGATGTGAGAGCTGCATATGTACTGAATCCGAAATATAATCTGAGATTTGAAGTGGGATATACCCAACGTTATCGCCAGATCGAAAATCTTCCGACGCAAAAATCGGGTGTTATTTCAGTAGGACTGCGGTCGTCGTTCCGTAATTTTTATGGAGATTTCTAA
- the aroQ gene encoding type II 3-dehydroquinate dehydratase: protein MKKILIINGPNLNLLGVREKSIYGDQDFKSYFETLKQRFPELELNYFQSNSEGTIIDKIHEVGFDIDGIVLNAGAYTHTSVAIGDAIAAVKTAVIEVHISNVYAREEFRHKSYLAKNCKGVICGFGLDGYRLAIEGLIQA from the coding sequence ATGAAAAAAATATTAATAATCAACGGTCCGAATCTTAATCTCTTAGGTGTGAGGGAAAAGAGTATTTACGGAGATCAGGATTTTAAGTCATATTTTGAGACATTGAAACAAAGGTTTCCGGAACTGGAGCTGAACTATTTTCAGAGCAATTCAGAAGGGACAATTATTGACAAAATTCATGAAGTAGGCTTTGATATCGATGGGATTGTGTTAAATGCGGGTGCATATACCCATACTTCTGTTGCTATAGGAGATGCCATTGCAGCTGTAAAGACAGCAGTTATAGAGGTACATATTTCCAATGTATACGCCCGCGAAGAATTTCGGCATAAATCATATTTGGCCAAGAACTGCAAAGGTGTAATTTGTGGATTTGGATTGGACGGCTATCGTTTAGCTATTGAGGGACTGATCCAGGCGTAA
- a CDS encoding multidrug effflux MFS transporter, which yields MHNFSKFKRSTIIFILGLLSAIGPFSIDMYLPAFKTIASDFDTSVDRVQLSLSSFFIGIAIGQLVYGPLLDKFGRKKPLIVGISLYVFASIMCIFSTNIEQLIVFRFIQALGSCSGMVASRAMVRDYFGPQESAKIFSMLMLIVGISPILAPSVGAFVMSHFEWHMIFTILTVMATLILISVIFLLPESFAGNKNLSLAPKQVTLNFWTVCKNPQFLSFCLVSALTASALYAYLAGSPFVMQELYGLTESEYGIVFAIIASALILATQINRIALNRWSSSDISKFASRLQVSISALFIVVTLGGWITLPTMVGFIFLILLAQGFIFPNTSALALAPFKELAGSASALLGCFQMGIGALASGAVSILHNNTALPMVIVMSACSFLGLIIYLYLPKLLKPATE from the coding sequence ATGCACAATTTCAGTAAATTCAAACGAAGTACTATTATTTTTATTCTGGGTCTGTTATCGGCAATCGGCCCGTTCTCTATCGATATGTATCTGCCGGCTTTTAAAACCATAGCATCGGATTTTGACACTTCTGTAGATCGCGTACAACTTTCCCTTTCTTCATTTTTTATAGGTATTGCTATTGGTCAGCTCGTATACGGACCTCTTCTTGACAAATTCGGACGTAAGAAACCACTGATTGTGGGAATCAGTCTGTATGTTTTCGCATCCATAATGTGTATTTTTTCCACTAATATTGAACAGCTGATTGTCTTCCGTTTTATACAGGCGCTAGGCAGCTGCTCTGGTATGGTCGCTTCACGGGCAATGGTGAGAGACTATTTCGGACCGCAGGAGTCTGCAAAGATATTCAGCATGCTGATGCTAATAGTAGGCATCTCTCCTATTCTGGCACCCAGTGTAGGGGCGTTTGTCATGTCACACTTTGAATGGCATATGATCTTTACCATTCTGACTGTCATGGCGACCCTTATTTTAATCAGCGTTATTTTCTTATTACCCGAATCATTTGCCGGAAATAAAAATCTTTCTTTAGCACCAAAACAGGTAACGCTTAACTTTTGGACGGTTTGTAAAAATCCTCAATTTTTGAGCTTTTGTCTCGTCAGTGCACTTACTGCATCGGCATTATACGCCTATCTGGCCGGATCACCATTTGTCATGCAGGAACTATACGGACTTACAGAATCAGAATACGGAATCGTATTTGCGATAATAGCCTCTGCACTTATACTGGCTACCCAGATCAATCGGATTGCGCTCAACAGATGGTCAAGCAGTGACATCTCTAAATTTGCATCACGCCTACAGGTGAGTATTTCCGCATTATTTATTGTTGTAACGTTAGGTGGCTGGATTACTCTTCCTACCATGGTTGGATTTATTTTTCTAATTCTTCTGGCTCAGGGATTTATTTTCCCGAATACGTCCGCATTAGCACTAGCACCATTCAAAGAACTTGCCGGAAGCGCTTCTGCATTATTGGGTTGCTTTCAAATGGGTATTGGAGCACTGGCTTCCGGAGCGGTGAGTATATTACATAACAATACTGCGCTGCCCATGGTTATCGTTATGTCTGCATGCTCGTTTTTAGGGCTTATTATATACTTATATCTGCCGAAATTACTAAAACCAGCAACTGAATAA
- the lgt gene encoding prolipoprotein diacylglyceryl transferase yields the protein MENLFNIIYWDIHPEIFKIGSFGLRYYALCWLAAFAISYVLMLKIFKREGKTQEQLDQLSIYIFLGTLIGARLGHCLFYEFDYYKDHIMEIFLPFRWDANGNFQLTGFAGLASHGAAVGILTSIYLFARKTKINFMWVADRLVIVVPIAGAFVRLGNFFNSEMIGPPTDLPWGVVFKNIDNIPRHPGQLYEALAYVIIFIVMWYLYNKKSILKSGYMFGIFLVLLFGARFVLEYFKIDQEDFEKNMLFNMGQILSIPFILAGFYLIFRKPKEGQSK from the coding sequence ATGGAAAATCTTTTCAATATAATCTACTGGGATATTCATCCTGAAATATTTAAGATCGGTTCTTTTGGATTACGTTATTATGCACTGTGCTGGCTGGCAGCATTTGCCATATCGTATGTCCTGATGTTGAAGATCTTCAAAAGAGAAGGCAAAACACAGGAGCAGCTGGATCAGTTAAGTATTTATATTTTCTTAGGAACATTAATCGGTGCCCGCTTGGGACATTGTCTGTTTTATGAGTTTGATTACTACAAAGATCATATTATGGAGATTTTCCTTCCTTTCCGCTGGGATGCAAATGGCAATTTCCAGCTGACAGGTTTTGCAGGTTTAGCCAGTCATGGCGCTGCTGTAGGGATATTGACATCAATCTATCTGTTTGCCAGAAAAACAAAAATCAATTTTATGTGGGTGGCAGATCGTCTTGTGATTGTAGTGCCAATAGCCGGTGCTTTTGTAAGACTTGGTAACTTCTTCAACTCTGAAATGATTGGCCCGCCTACAGATCTTCCCTGGGGCGTGGTATTCAAAAACATTGACAATATTCCCCGTCACCCGGGCCAACTGTATGAAGCATTGGCTTATGTAATTATTTTTATTGTGATGTGGTACCTTTACAATAAGAAAAGCATTCTCAAATCCGGATATATGTTCGGTATATTTCTGGTATTATTATTCGGTGCCCGTTTTGTTCTGGAATACTTCAAAATTGATCAGGAAGATTTCGAAAAGAACATGTTATTTAATATGGGACAGATCCTGAGTATTCCATTTATTCTTGCGGGTTTTTATCTGATCTTCCGAAAACCAAAAGAAGGTCAATCCAAATAA
- a CDS encoding M42 family metallopeptidase → MAKKSEKTEKKHTPIVTKESLSFFEKYINNPSPTGFEWEGQRMWLDYLKPYVDKTYIDNYGTAVGIINPDAPYKVVIEAHADEISWFVNYITKDGLIYVIRNGGSDHQIAPSKRVNIHTDKGTVKAVFGWPAIHTRSGEKEEAPTLKNIFLDCGCTSKEEVEELGIHVGSVVTYEDEFMILNDRYYVGRALDNRAGGFMITEVARLLKENKKKLPFGLYIVNSVQEEIGLRGAEMIADYIKPHVAIVTDVTHDTQTPMINKITQGDLACGSGPVLSYAPAVQINLNKLLVKVAEQNQIPFQRQASSRYTGTDTDAFAYSNGGVPSALISLPLRYMHTTVEMIHKEDVDNVIRLIYETVLAIEEGQDFRTFQS, encoded by the coding sequence ATGGCTAAGAAAAGTGAAAAAACAGAAAAAAAACATACACCGATAGTGACGAAAGAGTCGCTTTCTTTTTTTGAAAAATACATAAATAATCCTTCACCAACAGGTTTTGAGTGGGAAGGTCAGCGCATGTGGCTGGATTATCTGAAACCGTATGTGGATAAGACTTATATTGATAATTATGGTACTGCTGTTGGAATTATCAATCCGGATGCGCCTTATAAAGTAGTTATAGAAGCACATGCAGATGAGATTTCCTGGTTTGTAAACTACATTACCAAAGATGGTTTGATCTATGTTATCCGTAACGGAGGTTCAGATCATCAGATTGCACCTTCCAAACGTGTAAATATCCATACAGATAAAGGAACCGTAAAAGCTGTTTTCGGATGGCCGGCTATTCATACCCGTTCGGGAGAAAAGGAAGAAGCGCCTACTCTCAAAAATATTTTTCTGGATTGTGGCTGTACCAGCAAAGAAGAAGTGGAGGAGTTGGGTATTCACGTAGGTTCAGTAGTTACTTATGAGGATGAATTTATGATCCTCAATGACCGGTATTATGTAGGACGCGCACTGGACAACCGTGCGGGTGGATTCATGATCACCGAGGTAGCGCGTTTGCTGAAGGAAAATAAGAAAAAATTGCCTTTTGGTCTTTATATCGTTAACTCTGTGCAGGAAGAAATTGGCCTTCGCGGAGCAGAAATGATTGCAGATTATATCAAACCTCATGTTGCTATTGTGACCGATGTAACCCACGATACACAAACACCTATGATCAATAAGATTACACAGGGAGACCTGGCTTGTGGTAGCGGACCAGTATTGTCCTATGCACCTGCAGTGCAGATCAATCTGAATAAACTGTTAGTCAAGGTTGCGGAGCAGAATCAGATTCCGTTTCAAAGACAAGCGTCCTCCAGATATACAGGTACGGATACGGATGCCTTTGCGTACTCTAACGGTGGTGTACCTTCTGCATTGATTTCTTTACCGCTGCGTTATATGCATACTACAGTAGAGATGATTCATAAAGAAGATGTAGATAATGTAATCAGGCTGATCTATGAAACTGTACTGGCGATAGAAGAAGGACAGGATTTCAGAACATTCCAAAGTTAA
- a CDS encoding DUF3467 domain-containing protein has translation MENNNQENQELSIELTEDTAEGVYSNLAIITHSSTEFVVDFVRIMPGVPKAKVKSRIILTPEHAKRLLGALQDNINRFEAQNGPIKANDNTLPLNFGTPKGEA, from the coding sequence ATGGAAAATAACAATCAGGAGAATCAGGAATTAAGTATTGAACTGACGGAAGATACAGCAGAAGGAGTATACTCCAATCTGGCTATTATTACGCATTCATCTACAGAGTTTGTTGTGGATTTTGTTCGTATCATGCCCGGTGTACCAAAGGCAAAGGTCAAATCCAGAATTATTTTGACTCCCGAACATGCTAAAAGACTTTTAGGTGCTTTGCAAGATAATATTAACCGTTTTGAAGCGCAAAACGGACCTATTAAAGCCAACGATAATACATTGCCACTTAATTTTGGAACTCCAAAAGGAGAAGCATAA
- a CDS encoding carbon-nitrogen hydrolase family protein, with translation MDIQVRPLTKKDYRDLRNSMEEAYQGMGEVWSRENIVDLIDLFPEGQLCVEVDGHVVACALSIILNSKKNNIYDSYYDIIDDGKFSKHTHEGDTLYGIEVFVHPDHRALRLGRRLYDSRKELCEQLNLKSIVAGGRIPNYHNYSEKMSPRVYIEKVKRKEIYDPTLTFQLSNDFHVKKILKNYLPEDMDSMEFAVLLEWNNIYYEPDSRSISTSKQTIRLGLIQWQMRLFDNVEAFYDQIEFFVDTVSDYGADFIMFPEFFNTPLMSPFNDLPERTAMKRLAELTNDIVDRIQQFAVSYNVNIIAGSMPVYENNKLYNVSYLCHRSGKVDSYRKIHITPNESKYYGMIGGNEVKVFDTDCGKIGLLICYDVEFPELSRILADQGMQILFVPFMTDTQNGYIRVRTCAQARAIENECYVAIAGSVGNLPRVNNMDIQYSQSAVFTPSDFAFPNNAIKAEATPNAEMVLIADVDLYALRDLHEYGTVKIMKDRRKDLYDVRLLK, from the coding sequence ATGGATATACAGGTAAGACCTTTGACCAAAAAGGACTATAGAGATTTGAGAAACTCCATGGAAGAAGCCTATCAGGGTATGGGAGAAGTCTGGAGCCGGGAGAATATCGTTGATCTGATTGATTTGTTTCCGGAGGGGCAGTTGTGTGTGGAGGTTGATGGTCATGTTGTCGCTTGTGCTTTATCCATTATCCTTAATTCAAAAAAGAATAATATCTACGATAGTTACTACGACATTATTGATGATGGAAAATTCAGTAAACACACACATGAAGGAGATACTTTATACGGTATAGAAGTTTTTGTGCATCCGGATCACCGTGCATTGCGTCTGGGACGAAGACTTTATGACTCCCGTAAAGAATTGTGTGAACAACTCAATCTCAAAAGTATTGTAGCAGGAGGGCGTATCCCTAACTACCATAATTATTCAGAAAAGATGAGTCCTCGTGTCTATATTGAGAAGGTAAAACGTAAAGAGATCTATGATCCGACGTTAACGTTTCAGTTGTCCAATGATTTCCACGTCAAGAAGATTCTGAAAAACTATCTGCCTGAAGATATGGATTCTATGGAATTTGCGGTATTACTGGAATGGAATAACATTTACTACGAACCTGATTCCCGCTCTATTTCTACATCCAAACAAACTATTCGTCTTGGATTAATACAATGGCAGATGCGCCTCTTTGATAATGTGGAGGCTTTTTATGATCAGATTGAGTTCTTCGTCGATACGGTCAGTGACTATGGAGCAGATTTTATTATGTTTCCCGAATTTTTCAATACACCATTGATGAGTCCGTTTAATGATCTTCCTGAACGGACAGCAATGAAAAGGCTGGCCGAGCTCACTAATGATATTGTAGATCGTATACAGCAATTCGCAGTATCTTATAACGTGAATATTATAGCCGGATCTATGCCTGTCTATGAGAATAATAAACTGTATAATGTTTCCTATCTCTGTCACCGGAGTGGTAAAGTAGACTCCTATCGCAAGATCCATATTACTCCGAATGAATCTAAATATTACGGAATGATAGGAGGGAATGAAGTCAAAGTATTTGACACAGATTGCGGTAAGATCGGGTTATTGATCTGCTATGATGTAGAGTTTCCGGAGTTGAGCCGGATACTGGCGGATCAGGGTATGCAGATTTTGTTTGTTCCGTTTATGACAGATACGCAGAACGGGTATATCCGTGTACGTACCTGTGCTCAGGCCCGTGCTATAGAAAATGAATGTTATGTGGCTATTGCGGGTTCAGTAGGGAATCTGCCTCGTGTCAATAATATGGATATTCAATACTCTCAATCGGCTGTATTTACGCCGTCAGATTTTGCTTTCCCCAATAATGCCATCAAAGCAGAAGCAACTCCAAATGCTGAAATGGTGCTGATCGCGGATGTGGACTTATATGCGTTGCGGGATCTGCATGAATATGGTACCGTCAAGATTATGAAGGACAGAAGGAAAGATCTGTACGACGTACGGCTATTGAAATAA